Part of the Halobellus ruber genome is shown below.
AAAACGAGACCCATACAGGAGCTTCCCGAAAACCTTCGGGATCTGCTCGCGGGTGATCCCGGGGCCGTTGTCCTCGACGACGAGCTTGTAGTAGTCGCCGGATTCGGTGATCTCGACCGATATGTCCGGTTTGATCCCCGCCTCCTCCGTGGCGTCGAGGGCGTTGTCGACCGCCTCCTTGACCGCAGTGACGAGCCCCCGGGCGCCGGAGTCGAAGCCGAGCATCTGCTTGTTCTTGTCGAAGAACTCGGCGATCGAGATGGCGCGCTGGCCCTCCGCCAGGTCGGCGGCGACCTCCCCGCGGGTATCGGCGTCGTCGTCGCTGTCGTCGCTTTCGCCGTCGTCATCCTCGTCGTCGAGTGTCGACTGAAACGAAGTCATTCCCTGCGGGGCCGTACCTCCCCAACGGTTAAGAAGTGTTGGGGAGCGTCCCGAAAGTGAAACGGACCGGGAAACCGGCTGCAACGCGTCGGTCGACGACCGCTATTCGACGTCGAGGGACTCGATCTCGATCTCCCGCATCGGCTTGTCGTTTCTGTCGGTCGGGACCGTCCCGATCTCCTCGACGACGTCCATCCCGTCGACGACGTGACCGAAGACCGCGTGCCGGCCGTCGAGGCGCGGCTGCGGGCCGAGCGTGATGAAGAACTGCGAGCCGTTGGTGTCGGGACCGCGGTTCGCCATCGAGAGGATCCCCGCCTCGTCGTGGTTGAGGTCCTCGTGAAATTCGTCGTCGAAGGTGTAGCCGGGGCCGCCCTCGCCGGTCCCCTCGGGATCGCCACCCTGGATCATAAAGTCGCCGATGACGCGGTGGAAGATGGTGCCCTCGTACAGCGAGTCGGTTCGCGTCTCGCCGGTCTCGGGGTCGGACCACTCGATGTCGCCGGTCGCAAGCCCCAGGAAGTTCTCGACGGTCCGCGGGGCGCGCTGCTCGAATAGTTCGAGCGTGATGTCGCCTTTCGTGGTGTGCAGCGTGACCGCGGGGTTGTCGGGATCCTCGAAGTCGGAGTCGTCTCCCATACCTCGATCGTGGCGTGACGCACACAAAACGGTGTTCACTCCCGGGCGACCGGGGTTCCGGCGGTCCGATCCGACCTCAGAACGCCCGCAGGTCGTCGAGCACGGCCTCGGCGGCCCCGCTCTCGATGCTGTCACGGGCGAGTTCGAGGCCCTCCTCCAGGGTGTCGGCGTCGTCGCGGGCGTAGATCCGGAACGCGGCGTTGAGCGCGACCGCGTCCGCGAAGTGGTCCTCGCGGTCGCCTGCGATGATCTCCTCGGTCAGCGCCGCGGAGTCGCCGGCGACGTCGTCGGGGTCGACCTCTAAGTCCTCGGATTCGAAGTCCATCCCGTACTCCGGCGTCTCGATCTCGTAGTCGGTGAACTCGCCGTCGCGCCACTCGCCGACCTTCGTGTACCCGGGCCGGATGTCGTCGTACCCTTCCATCCCCTGGAACATCACGACGCGCCCGGGGCTTTGGGACGCCATCAGACCGAACGTGTCGGTGATCTTCTTCGCGAACGCGAGGTGGTAGAAGGAGCCGAGATGGACGTCCGCTCCCGCGGGGTTCAGCAGCGTCTCGACGGTGTTTACGAACGTCCGCACGCCCATCTGGTCCCGGCGGCCCTCGAGGCCGTCGACGTGCGGCGCGAAGGCGGGCTGGTAGTAGAAGCCGAACCCCGTCTCGTCGACCATCGCGGCGCTCTCCGCGGGGTCGAGTTCGGTCCGCACTCCGAGGTCGTCGAGGACGTGCTTATAGGCGTCCTGCTTCTGGGTGGGGACCCGGTCGCCGGAGTGTGTCACCACCGGCGTGCCCGCGCCGGCGGCGACGAGCCCCGCCGCCGCCCCCAGGATCGCGGTGTCGCCCTTGCCGTCGTAGTTGGCGCCGCAGTCGACCGGGTCGGCGTCGGGTTCGGCGGAGACGACGTCCTCGGCGAGCACGTCGGTGTAGGCCGCCAACTCCTCGGCGACGTTGTGCTTCCAGCGGTTCGCGAGCCAGAACGCCCCGAGGGTGGTGGGATCGGGCTCGCCGGCGAGAATCCGCCGCATCGCGTCGGTCGCCTGTTCACGGGTCATATCCTCCGCGGACTTGATCCCCGAGCCGACGACCTCCGTCATCAGTCGCTTCAACGGCCACTCCCCGAACCCGGCGGGCTCCGGCGCTTGTGCCATACTATTCCGTTGTGGTGCGAGCATCAAAAGTTGCCCGCTCGCTCCCGGGGAGTGTGACGCTCTCCGGTCGGTTCTTCACCATCGACCGGGGCCGAAATAGGTACGTTCGTCCGGCCCGAAGCGGGCGTAATGAGCGCACTGGACGACGATTGGCGTGCTGATCTCGACGCGGTCGACGCCGCCCTGATCGACGAGTACCAGAGCGGCTTCCCCGTCGTCGAGCGGCCCTTCCGCGTCGTCGCCGACGAACTCGGCACCGGGGAAGACGAGGCGCTGGACCGCGTCCGGCGCCTCCGCGAACGCGGGATCTTCCGCCGGTTCGGCGCGGTGCTGAACCCGCCCGTTATCGGGAGTTCCACGCTCGCGGCCGTCTCGGCGCCCGAAGCGCGGTTCGACGGGATAGCAGAGGTGATCAACGGGTACCGACAGGTGAACCACAACTACCGGCGGGACCACGTCTGGAACATGTGGTTCGTCGTGACCGCCGCCTCCCGGGAGAAACGCGACGCGATCCTCGCGGAGATCGAGGCCGAAACCGGGTGTGAGGTGCTGGCGCTTCCGATGCTCACCGACTACTACATCGATCTCGAGTTCCCGGTCGTCAACGACGACGCGTTCGCCCGCGAGAGCGTGGCTGCGACCGACGCGTCGGCGACGCGGATCTCCGAGGACGCGGCCGCGGGGCTCTCCGACCTCGACGCCGCCTTGCTGGTGGAGATCCAGGACGGCTTCCCCCTCTCTGCGACGCCGTACCGTGACGTCGCCGACGCGATCGGCGCCGACGTCGACGAGGTCGTCGGCGCGGTCGGCCGCCTGCTTGCGGACGGCTGCATCAAGCGGGTCGGCTGCGTCGTCAACCACGTCGTCACGGGGTTCGACGCCAACTGTATGGTCGTCTGGGATGTCCCCGACGACCGACTCGACGCCCGCGGTGAGGCCGTGGGGGAACTGCCCTACGTCACGCTGTGTTACCACCGCCCGCGACGCCCCGACCAGGGGTGGGAGTACAACCTCTTCACGATGATCCACGGCCGGGAGACCGACGCCGTCAACCAAAAGGTCGACGAGCTCGCGGCCGAGCACCTCCCGTTCGACCACGAGCGGCTCTACTCGACTGCGACGCTGAAACAGACCGGCGCGCGGTACGACGACCTCGTGAGCGCCGGCCCGGAGTGAGCTGCCCGCTTCCCGCGGCTACACCGAGATCGGCGCGAGCCGATACAGCGTCCGTGCGGCCCCGACGACGCCGGTCTTCGCCAAGGCACCGCTCCGGATCGCGCTGTATTTGGCGTAGTACCGGCTCCTTCTGGCGCCCGCGCCGGCGTAGTGTCGAGCGGAGATCGGGATCGGCGTCCGCCGCCCTTCGACCCGGATCGCGCCGTCGCCGATCGCCTCCACGATCACGTCGGCCGTGAGGTCCGCGCGGTCGACGCCTCCGATGTCGATCTCGGTGTACGCGCGGCCGACGTAGCCGACCTTGTGGGCGTCGCTGCCGGCGACGCCGGGATAGGCGTGCGCCCGCGCGTACCGCCGCGCCCGACGGTTCTTCCACCCGGTGAACGCCCAGGAGTTGTACACTTCGATCGCGTCGGGGTCGACGCCGCGGAGCCGGCGTTTCCGGACGCCGTGGCGGCTCCGCTGAAACGGGTGCGGCACGATCGCGATCCCGCCGCGGCCCTGGATCCACGCCGTGGTCTCTGCCATCGGCGCGCGCCGCGGCGGCATCTCCTCGACGCCGATCGCGAGCAGGTGGCCGTCCGCCGTCGACACTTCGACTCCGGGGATCCCCACCAGCCCGTATTTCGGCGCCAGTTCCGCCGCGCGGACGGACTCGTGGATCACGTCGTGGTCGGTGATCACGACCGCGTCGAGCCCGATCTCCGCGGCCTGCTCTAAGATCAACTCGGGAGGGTCCGTTCCGTCGTAGGAGGCCTCGGAGTGGACGTGCGGGTCGATTCTGACGGTGAGCGACACATTCGTTGTTCGCGGGCACGGGTATAAAAACTACCCGCGCAGGGGGGCGGTATCCGGATCTCTGGACGTACCGTCGGTCACTCCTCGTTGGCGCCGACGGCGCCGTCGGCGACGATCACCACAGGCGCGTCCCGGCCGGACAGCCGCCGGTACACTCTCTCACCGCCGTCCGACCGGTGTCGTCCACGTGGCGCCGATCGCCGGGGTGGTTACCGGCCTTCGTTTCAGGCTTCCGCGAGGACGCCCTGGGTGATCAGGTCGGCGGCTCGCTCGCCGATGGCGACGGCGGGCGCGTGGGTGTTCCCGCTGGTTATTTTCGGCATAATGGAGGTGTCAGCGACGCGAAGCCCGTCGACACCTCTCACCCTTAGCCGGGGATCAACGACCGCCATCTCATCGCCCGCCGGTCCCATCTTGCAGGTTCCGACGGGATGGTACACCGTGTGGCACGTCTCCCGGACGTGCTCTTCGATCTCGGCATCGGTCCGGACGTCCGCCCCGGGCCAGATCTCCCGGCCGCGAATCCCGTCGAGGGGTTCGGCCTGGGCGATCTCGCGGGCCTTCTTGATGCCTTCTCGAAGTACCCGTAG
Proteins encoded:
- a CDS encoding peptidylprolyl isomerase, with amino-acid sequence MGDDSDFEDPDNPAVTLHTTKGDITLELFEQRAPRTVENFLGLATGDIEWSDPETGETRTDSLYEGTIFHRVIGDFMIQGGDPEGTGEGGPGYTFDDEFHEDLNHDEAGILSMANRGPDTNGSQFFITLGPQPRLDGRHAVFGHVVDGMDVVEEIGTVPTDRNDKPMREIEIESLDVE
- a CDS encoding CehA/McbA family metallohydrolase; protein product: MSLTVRIDPHVHSEASYDGTDPPELILEQAAEIGLDAVVITDHDVIHESVRAAELAPKYGLVGIPGVEVSTADGHLLAIGVEEMPPRRAPMAETTAWIQGRGGIAIVPHPFQRSRHGVRKRRLRGVDPDAIEVYNSWAFTGWKNRRARRYARAHAYPGVAGSDAHKVGYVGRAYTEIDIGGVDRADLTADVIVEAIGDGAIRVEGRRTPIPISARHYAGAGARRSRYYAKYSAIRSGALAKTGVVGAARTLYRLAPISV
- the ahbB gene encoding siroheme decarboxylase subunit beta; protein product: MSALDDDWRADLDAVDAALIDEYQSGFPVVERPFRVVADELGTGEDEALDRVRRLRERGIFRRFGAVLNPPVIGSSTLAAVSAPEARFDGIAEVINGYRQVNHNYRRDHVWNMWFVVTAASREKRDAILAEIEAETGCEVLALPMLTDYYIDLEFPVVNDDAFARESVAATDASATRISEDAAAGLSDLDAALLVEIQDGFPLSATPYRDVADAIGADVDEVVGAVGRLLADGCIKRVGCVVNHVVTGFDANCMVVWDVPDDRLDARGEAVGELPYVTLCYHRPRRPDQGWEYNLFTMIHGRETDAVNQKVDELAAEHLPFDHERLYSTATLKQTGARYDDLVSAGPE
- a CDS encoding anthranilate phosphoribosyltransferase; translated protein: MAQAPEPAGFGEWPLKRLMTEVVGSGIKSAEDMTREQATDAMRRILAGEPDPTTLGAFWLANRWKHNVAEELAAYTDVLAEDVVSAEPDADPVDCGANYDGKGDTAILGAAAGLVAAGAGTPVVTHSGDRVPTQKQDAYKHVLDDLGVRTELDPAESAAMVDETGFGFYYQPAFAPHVDGLEGRRDQMGVRTFVNTVETLLNPAGADVHLGSFYHLAFAKKITDTFGLMASQSPGRVVMFQGMEGYDDIRPGYTKVGEWRDGEFTDYEIETPEYGMDFESEDLEVDPDDVAGDSAALTEEIIAGDREDHFADAVALNAAFRIYARDDADTLEEGLELARDSIESGAAEAVLDDLRAF